Proteins encoded by one window of Gammaproteobacteria bacterium:
- a CDS encoding succinylglutamate desuccinylase/aspartoacylase family protein translates to MNKPSIPTRIQLDIDLEQKGRQIGDLHLKWSDNHRPLGVYPVPIACIANRDGPTILLTGGVHGDEFEGPAALMRLLQNLAAEDINGRIIIIPALNAPALQASSRVSPLDLVNMNRAFPGDADGGPTHMLAQYVEQVLMPECDAVIDLHSGGKASVFAPCVLTQAGTDSEIGDRNMALARAFGAPYIWLSGAHNDDRSLNAAATRNAVPMIAAELGGGGGCDPAMTDFAERALRRCLKHVGIIDNADSGDSADPLLVEFGSSEQNFIAPAAGLLDRKFDIGDAVTVGQAAGFLHFIGEPQRPSMELYFPVSGIVFAYANRGMVERGETIALIAQQAVVRAR, encoded by the coding sequence ATGAACAAGCCATCGATACCAACCAGAATACAACTCGACATCGACCTCGAGCAAAAGGGGCGACAAATCGGTGACCTGCACCTGAAATGGTCGGATAATCACCGCCCATTGGGGGTGTACCCGGTACCGATCGCCTGCATCGCAAACCGGGACGGGCCGACGATACTGTTGACCGGGGGCGTGCACGGCGACGAGTTTGAGGGACCCGCCGCGTTGATGCGTCTGCTGCAAAACCTGGCGGCAGAGGATATCAATGGCAGAATCATCATTATTCCCGCTTTGAACGCACCCGCATTACAGGCCTCGAGCCGGGTATCGCCGCTGGACCTGGTTAATATGAATCGCGCTTTTCCCGGCGACGCCGATGGCGGGCCCACGCATATGCTGGCGCAGTACGTCGAACAGGTTCTGATGCCGGAATGCGATGCCGTGATCGATTTGCACAGCGGTGGCAAGGCTTCCGTGTTTGCACCCTGTGTGCTGACGCAGGCCGGTACCGATAGCGAAATCGGCGACCGTAACATGGCTCTGGCCAGGGCATTTGGCGCGCCTTATATCTGGTTATCGGGTGCCCATAACGACGACCGTTCGTTGAATGCGGCCGCTACCCGCAACGCCGTGCCGATGATTGCCGCCGAGCTCGGTGGCGGTGGCGGTTGCGATCCGGCAATGACCGATTTTGCCGAGCGCGCGTTGCGGCGTTGCTTAAAACATGTCGGGATTATCGACAACGCGGACAGCGGCGATAGTGCTGACCCACTGCTGGTCGAATTCGGCTCGTCCGAGCAAAATTTCATCGCCCCGGCTGCCGGATTGCTGGATCGCAAATTCGATATCGGCGACGCGGTGACGGTAGGTCAGGCGGCGGGTTTTCTGCACTTTATCGGCGAGCCGCAACGGCCATCGATGGAATTATATTTTCCGGTGTCGGGTATCGTTTTCGCTTACGCCAATCGAGGCATGGTCGAGCGCGGCGAAACCATCGCGCTGATTGCTCAGCAGGCCGTGGTGCGCGCCAGGTAG
- a CDS encoding sarcosine oxidase subunit gamma, whose amino-acid sequence MSYEVDIQRLETCALIDLQGAQERIRDWVDPGFPDFPTTPNTAVTHQGLSLYWLAPEKWLLRAPAGREDELQTISRLQSAPVDISIVLVSDTLQFFSIEGTDAEQIVAIASPLDTHAKVFPENGVSYTEVFGLKGLLIRIPGGFEIAVESSFADMIEDYLARTTAC is encoded by the coding sequence ATGAGTTACGAGGTTGATATCCAGCGACTCGAAACCTGCGCCCTGATCGATTTGCAGGGCGCTCAAGAACGGATACGGGACTGGGTCGATCCGGGTTTTCCGGATTTTCCGACCACCCCCAATACCGCGGTCACGCACCAGGGACTGTCACTTTACTGGCTCGCCCCCGAAAAATGGTTGCTGCGTGCGCCTGCCGGGCGGGAAGACGAGCTGCAGACGATTAGCCGGCTGCAATCGGCGCCGGTCGATATCAGCATCGTGCTGGTCAGCGATACGCTGCAGTTTTTCAGCATCGAAGGCACCGATGCCGAGCAGATCGTGGCCATCGCCAGTCCGCTCGATACGCATGCCAAAGTATTTCCTGAAAATGGCGTTAGCTATACCGAGGTCTTCGGTCTCAAGGGACTGCTGATTCGTATTCCCGGGGGATTCGAGATCGCCGTCGAGTCGAGTTTTGCCGATATGATTGAAGACTACCTGGCGCGCACCACGGCCTGCTGA
- a CDS encoding decarboxylase yields the protein MNGNQASSAIEHPSGAAIIDALKRAGIKFVVSVPDIVTSEGLLWPLASDPDLELLRVCKEDEGVSICGAMSYSGTRALLLMQQTGLMDSLNAIRAIGMDYQLPICMMVGLQGKEPELKPDASAAYGVRIVEPVLQAMDIPFRLIEAPADVAHITADIELAYRDSSVCCFLIGRSPTA from the coding sequence ATGAATGGCAATCAGGCCTCGTCTGCAATCGAGCATCCCTCGGGCGCTGCAATTATCGATGCGCTCAAGCGGGCCGGGATAAAATTTGTCGTGTCGGTACCCGATATCGTGACCAGCGAGGGCCTGTTATGGCCACTGGCAAGTGACCCGGATCTCGAACTGTTGCGGGTCTGCAAGGAAGACGAGGGCGTGTCTATCTGCGGTGCGATGTCATACAGCGGGACCCGCGCGTTGTTACTGATGCAACAAACGGGCTTGATGGATTCACTCAACGCAATCCGCGCGATTGGCATGGATTACCAGTTGCCGATCTGCATGATGGTCGGATTACAAGGTAAGGAACCGGAATTGAAACCCGACGCGTCGGCCGCTTACGGCGTACGCATCGTCGAACCCGTGCTGCAGGCGATGGATATTCCCTTTCGGCTGATCGAAGCGCCCGCAGATGTCGCCCATATAACGGCCGATATCGAACTGGCTTATCGGGATTCGTCGGTTTGCTGTTTTCTGATTGGACGCTCCCCCACGGCATGA
- a CDS encoding aminotransferase class I/II-fold pyridoxal phosphate-dependent enzyme, which translates to MSQLRPKQSIDRIKAHMLSAEPGDYPPPAILLNSNESAFGPSQYAVQAARAAATTLHRYLENPASLLAPALARRHGLDARRITIGNGSDELLARLARIYLEPGSEMIRSCNGYLKTPNYAYANGAEPVAAADDDFTPSVDAILAAVTDNTRMVYLANPENPAGTYLGGREIRRLHESLPAKVLLVIDCAYEEYVDADDYESGQHLAGSAENVVMARTFSKIHGLAGARVGWIYAAPEIIDLVTRIGLTFPLASSSLAAALAALDDKPHQAMVFESNRRLRYEFSAAISKLGLRVYPSQTNFVLLNFADAGKTAIECDDYLRRQGIAVRRFAAPAYRDCIRVSIGLEAEMKQTLDAITQFLAA; encoded by the coding sequence ATGTCCCAGCTCCGCCCGAAACAGAGTATCGACAGGATCAAGGCGCATATGTTGTCTGCGGAGCCCGGCGATTACCCGCCGCCCGCTATCCTGTTGAATTCGAACGAGAGTGCGTTTGGACCGAGCCAGTATGCGGTTCAGGCGGCGCGGGCGGCAGCAACGACGCTGCACCGCTACCTCGAGAATCCCGCCTCCCTGCTCGCGCCCGCGCTGGCGCGCCGCCACGGTCTGGATGCCCGGCGAATCACGATCGGTAACGGTTCGGACGAGTTACTGGCGCGCCTGGCGCGAATCTATCTCGAACCGGGTAGCGAAATGATCCGTAGCTGCAACGGTTATCTGAAGACGCCGAACTATGCCTATGCTAACGGCGCCGAACCAGTGGCGGCGGCTGACGATGACTTTACCCCGTCGGTCGATGCGATACTGGCTGCAGTCACCGACAACACGAGAATGGTATACTTGGCAAACCCGGAAAACCCGGCCGGTACCTATCTTGGCGGCCGCGAGATCAGGCGGCTTCACGAGTCGTTGCCCGCTAAGGTATTGCTGGTGATCGACTGCGCGTACGAGGAATACGTCGATGCCGATGACTACGAGTCCGGGCAGCATCTGGCAGGCAGCGCCGAAAACGTCGTCATGGCGCGCACCTTTTCCAAAATCCATGGTCTTGCCGGGGCCCGTGTCGGCTGGATTTACGCCGCGCCGGAAATTATCGACCTGGTAACCCGTATCGGGCTCACTTTTCCACTGGCATCGAGCTCCCTGGCCGCGGCACTCGCCGCGCTCGACGACAAACCGCACCAGGCCATGGTTTTCGAATCCAATCGTCGACTGCGTTATGAATTTTCCGCCGCCATCAGCAAACTCGGCCTCCGGGTTTATCCGAGCCAGACCAATTTCGTGTTACTGAATTTCGCCGATGCCGGCAAAACCGCGATCGAGTGCGACGATTACCTGCGTCGCCAGGGTATCGCGGTAAGGCGGTTCGCGGCGCCTGCTTACCGGGACTGTATTCGCGTCAGCATTGGCCTCGAAGCCGAGATGAAGCAGACGCTGGATGCGATCACCCAATTTTTGGCTGCCTGA
- a CDS encoding thiamine pyrophosphate-dependent enzyme: MRRDHALEILKRHVSNEIVVAVYQTLFDWMVINPRDLNYVATGAMGQASSHGLGLALSCPGRRVLVFDGDGSLLMNLGSLVTIANAAPVNFHHFVFINKVYEVNGAHPIPGADKIDFAAMARAAGYRHTLSFSELDQFEHGLGDFLAQPGPALAAMQIEAGKSYPRDYAYIHSAEARARFRNALASS, encoded by the coding sequence ATGAGACGCGATCACGCACTTGAAATCCTGAAACGTCACGTCAGCAATGAAATCGTCGTCGCTGTTTACCAAACCCTGTTCGACTGGATGGTCATCAATCCGCGCGACCTCAACTACGTCGCTACCGGTGCCATGGGCCAGGCATCGTCGCATGGACTCGGGCTGGCCTTATCCTGTCCCGGTCGGCGAGTCCTGGTATTCGACGGTGACGGCAGCCTGTTGATGAACCTCGGCTCGCTGGTCACCATCGCCAACGCGGCCCCCGTAAACTTTCATCATTTCGTTTTTATCAACAAGGTCTACGAAGTCAATGGCGCGCACCCGATCCCGGGCGCCGACAAGATCGACTTCGCTGCCATGGCAAGGGCTGCGGGTTACCGGCACACGCTTAGCTTTAGTGAACTGGATCAATTCGAGCACGGGCTTGGCGATTTCCTGGCGCAACCCGGACCGGCACTGGCGGCGATGCAGATCGAAGCCGGGAAATCCTACCCCCGGGATTACGCCTATATACACAGCGCCGAGGCGCGAGCGCGCTTCAGGAACGCGCTGGCATCGAGCTGA